A region of Planctomycetota bacterium DNA encodes the following proteins:
- a CDS encoding glycoside hydrolase family 97 C-terminal domain-containing protein, producing PENVVSNPAREFLKNLPAAWDDIRFIDGEPGKFAVVARRKGGDWWIAGINADVPREIALKLDFLKEGTYRTTLYHDGKPASPDAGAKDLPFVADPVEINAGKPLTVQMPAGGGFGMVLKDSAKK from the coding sequence ATCCTGAAAACGTTGTATCGAACCCGGCCAGGGAATTTCTGAAAAACCTGCCGGCGGCCTGGGACGACATTCGGTTCATCGACGGCGAGCCCGGCAAGTTCGCAGTGGTTGCGCGGCGAAAGGGGGGCGACTGGTGGATTGCCGGCATCAATGCCGATGTTCCGCGAGAGATCGCCCTGAAGCTGGACTTCCTGAAAGAAGGAACATACAGGACAACTTTATATCATGACGGAAAACCGGCCTCGCCGGATGCTGGTGCGAAGGATCTGCCGTTTGTTGCTGATCCGGTTGAAATCAATGCCGGGAAGCCGCTGACAGTGCAGATGCCTGCCGGCGGCGGGTTCGGTATGGTGTTGAAAGACAGCGCGAAGAAGTGA
- a CDS encoding metallophosphoesterase — MSPKKPLLVALLMLSALAARAWSAETPAPPAPPAARNFTFISTSDSHYKAAEAKTWNEWDHETILQINAVTDLAWPEKLGGGPIARPRGVLLLGDCIDDGDRAQDGRNVSEEQYKAFLADVGLDGTDGALKFPVFEGWGNHDGPPEGKTKGTFSFQAELKRRNRVRLAKGLISNVSANGLHYSWDWDDVHFVQLNFYPADKQRESVRYSPVWHDPQGSLAFLKEDLAKKVGTSGWPVVLMSHAGFDTDWWVADDWKDAYDAAKDYNVILYLYGHTGTGTREWAPEGETKKWTCINDGNLTAGFFVIQITGDRLRAAYRTRANFKITRNPDGTYTREWKGEWEWQWLLEKKFSAPAPPRSRSHE, encoded by the coding sequence TTGTCGCCAAAGAAACCGCTGCTTGTCGCCCTGCTGATGCTGTCGGCCCTCGCCGCCCGCGCGTGGTCCGCCGAGACCCCCGCCCCGCCCGCGCCCCCCGCTGCGCGCAACTTCACCTTCATCTCCACCTCCGACTCGCACTACAAGGCCGCCGAGGCCAAGACCTGGAACGAGTGGGACCACGAGACCATCCTCCAGATCAACGCCGTCACGGACCTGGCGTGGCCCGAGAAACTAGGCGGCGGCCCCATCGCCCGGCCGCGCGGCGTGCTCCTGCTGGGCGACTGCATCGACGATGGCGACCGCGCCCAGGACGGCCGCAACGTCTCCGAGGAACAGTACAAGGCCTTCCTGGCCGACGTCGGCCTCGACGGCACGGACGGCGCGCTGAAATTCCCCGTCTTCGAGGGCTGGGGCAACCACGACGGCCCGCCCGAGGGCAAGACCAAGGGGACCTTCAGTTTCCAGGCCGAACTCAAGCGGCGCAACCGGGTCCGTCTGGCCAAAGGCCTCATCTCGAACGTCTCGGCCAACGGCCTCCATTACTCGTGGGACTGGGACGACGTGCACTTCGTGCAACTCAACTTCTATCCGGCCGACAAGCAGCGCGAGAGCGTCCGCTATTCGCCCGTGTGGCACGACCCGCAGGGGTCGCTCGCGTTCCTCAAGGAGGACCTGGCCAAGAAGGTCGGCACGAGCGGCTGGCCGGTCGTCCTGATGAGCCACGCCGGCTTCGACACCGACTGGTGGGTCGCCGACGACTGGAAAGACGCCTACGACGCCGCCAAGGATTACAACGTCATCCTCTACCTGTACGGCCACACGGGCACCGGCACCCGCGAATGGGCCCCGGAAGGCGAAACGAAGAAGTGGACCTGCATCAACGACGGGAACCTGACGGCGGGCTTTTTCGTCATCCAGATCACCGGTGACCGCCTGCGGGCCGCCTACCGCACGCGGGCCAACTTCAAGATCACCCGCAACCCGGACGGCACGTATACCCGTGAGTGGAAGGGCGAGTGGGAATGGCAATGGTTGCTGGAGAAGAAGTTCTCGGCCCCGGCGCCGCCGCGATCGCGATCGCATGAATAA
- a CDS encoding NAD(P)H-dependent oxidoreductase yields MAHILHVQASPRGDESFSIRTARAFLEAYAKTHPADTIETLDLAARPPIEFRGEAAGAKMQILGGQAPTADQAKAWARVTETIRRFKKADKLLVSSPMWNFALPYPLKHYIDVIVQPGETFRYTPQGKVEGLMRGKPCLLILARGGRYESGTPAAAMDFQLPYLKAVLGFIGIEKVGVILVEPTAAEGPDAAEKVLAAAVAEARQKAAAF; encoded by the coding sequence ATGGCCCACATCCTGCACGTTCAGGCGTCCCCGCGCGGGGACGAGTCGTTTTCCATTCGCACGGCCCGGGCGTTTCTCGAGGCCTACGCGAAAACGCATCCCGCCGACACGATCGAGACGCTCGACCTGGCGGCCCGCCCGCCGATCGAGTTCCGCGGCGAGGCCGCCGGCGCCAAGATGCAAATCCTCGGCGGCCAAGCCCCGACCGCCGACCAGGCCAAGGCCTGGGCTCGGGTCACCGAAACCATCCGCCGATTCAAAAAGGCCGACAAACTCCTGGTCTCCTCCCCGATGTGGAACTTCGCCCTTCCCTATCCCCTGAAGCATTACATCGACGTCATCGTTCAGCCGGGCGAAACGTTCCGCTATACGCCGCAGGGAAAGGTCGAGGGGCTCATGCGCGGAAAGCCTTGTCTGCTCATCCTCGCGCGCGGCGGGCGCTATGAGTCCGGCACGCCGGCCGCGGCGATGGATTTTCAACTGCCCTACCTGAAAGCCGTCCTGGGGTTCATCGGCATCGAGAAAGTCGGCGTGATTCTCGTCGAGCCGACCGCCGCGGAAGGGCCCGACGCGGCTGAGAAGGTGCTTGCAGCCGCGGTGGCCGAGGCACGCCAGAAAGCGGCGGCGTTCTAG